The Faecalibacter bovis genome includes the window TAAAAACTTCTTCTTGCGAATAATTTGTTTCTAATTGATAATATTGAGGTTTCAAAAGCATTTTATAAATATAAAAAAAAGCGACTAATTTCTTAGTCGCTACAATATATTATTGAAAAATAATTTCTTATTTAATAACACCTAATTCTTTACCTACTTTTGTGAAAGCAGCAATTGTATGGTCTAATTGTTCTTTTGTATGTGCAGCTGAAAGTTGTACACGAATACGAGCTTTGTCACGAGGAACAACAGGGAAGAAGAATCCGATAACATAAACCCCTTCATCCACCAATTTATTCGCCATTTCTTGCGATAATTTTGCGTCGTATAACATAACAGGTACAATAGCAGCATCACCATCAGGAATATCGAAACCAGCTTCAACCATTCCTTTACGGAAATATTCTGCATTCCACATTACTTTATCACGTAAAGTTGTGTCTTTTTCTAACATTTCTAAAACTTGTAAAGCTGCACCAACAATTCCAGGAGCTAAAGAGTTAGAAAATAAATATGGACGTGATTTTTGACGTAACATTTCGATCACTTCTTTTTTACCAGAAGTAAATCCACCCATTGCACCACCTAAAGCTTTTCCTAATGTTGATGTAATAATATCAACGCGTCCCATCACATCATTGTGTTCGTGAGTTCCGCGTCCGCTTTTACCAATAAAACCAGTGGCGTGAGAATCATCAACCATCACTAATGCATCATATTTATCAGCTAAATCACAAACACCTTTAAGGTCTGCAACAATACCGTCCATAGAGAAAACACCATCAGTTACAATGATTTTGAAACGGTGACCTTTTTCTGAAGCAGCGATTAATTGCGCTTCTAAGTCAGCCATATTATTGTTTTTGTAACGGTAACGAGCTGCTTTACATAAACGTACACCGTCAATGATAGAAGCGTGGTTTAATTCGTCAGAAATGATTGCATCTTCTTCTGTAAATAAAGGTTCGAAAACACCACCATTTGCGTCAAATGCAGCCGCGTATAAAATTGTATCTTCCATACCAAGAAAGTCAGCAATTTTCTTTTCTAATTGTTTGTGTATATCTTGAGTACCACAAATAAAACGTACAGAAGACATTCCGTATCCACGGTCGTCTAACATTTTCTGAGAAGCTGCGATAATTTCGGCATTATCAGATAAACCTAAATAGTTATTCGCACAAAAATTTAATAAAGTTTTACCGTTATCTAATGTTATTTCTGTACTTTGTGGAGAAGCGATGATTCTTTCTTTTTTGAACAATCCTTGTTCTTCTAAATCATTCAGTTGAGTTTGTAAATAATCTTGAAATTTATTGCTATACATAAAAAATCACTTTTGTTTACTACAAATATAATAGTTTAGCTTAGTTTTTGCTTAACTTTGTAGTTCATAAAAATAAAAGAATTAGTGTTTTTAATAATAATATTTTCATTTCAGTATTTTTTTTTAGCAAAAGTTTTTAAGAAAAATAAACTTAAAGCAATTTTTAGTGCTTTGGGATTATATTTTTTAGGGAATTTTATCTTCGGAATAGGATTGTTTACTTTATTAACTTTTAATATTATTAATATTGGGTTTGATTTTACTCAGATTAAGCCAGAAAATATTAATGAATTCTCTCGCTCATTAAACCAATATCTTGTAGATCGTCATATTCCTATCATTACAGAAGTTGTTTTATTCATTTTGGTCGGAATGATTTATTATAATTATTTGAAAAATAAATGGATGAAAGAAGTTATTGTTGAAAATCAGTCATTTATCCAAGAAATTAAAGAACAAGCATCTAAAATACAGCAATTAGTTCCTGTAAAAACGAATTATTATTTACATTTTCATGATGTGAATGAAAAGAATATCCATTTAGTACCTGAATTGGCAACTAAAATTTGGAATGAATGTTATAAAGGTATCATATCGCAAGAACAGATTGATTATATGTTGGATATGATGTATAGTACCGATAAAATTAACGAGAATATTACGGAAGGAGATCATTGGAAAATCTTGAAAGCTGATAACGAACCAGTAGGTTATATCCACTTTAAAGAAGAAGAAAATAAAATTTTCTTATCAAAAATTTATTTATTGCAAGAGGAAAAATATAAAGGTTTAGGACAATCTTTATTGAACGAAGTTATCAAATTTGCTATTGACAATAATTATAAATCGATATACTTAACGGTAAATAAAAACAATGCTAAAGCGATTCGTTTCTACGAGAAAAATAACTTTAAACAAGTTAAATCCGAAACTTTCGATATAGGAAATGGATACGTAATGGACGATTTTATTTACGAAAAAAATATTGTTCAAATTTCATAAACAAAAAAGCGAATTATTTTAATTCGCTTTTTTTATGTGCTAATTCTTCTAAAAAATTCTCGAATTCTTTTAAATCGTAAAATTTCTGCTTTCGAGGAATTTTATATTTTTCAATAGTAATTTGCCTTCCAAGTAAATAGAATTTATCGATATGATCTGGGAAACTTTCGAAAACTTTATTGTAAGATTTATAATTCGCGCTATTTGCATCAAACGATAAAATTATATCTGGATTTATATCTTCAATAAATTGCTTTATTGCAATCGGTTTTTGATTTGATCCTATATAATATGTCTTATAGCCACGTTGTTTTAACAATAAATTTGTGAAAAGTAATCCAATTTCATAAAACTCATTTTCAGGAAGATATAACAAAACAACTTCATCCTTATCGCAGACAGAACCAGTGGTATGTATTAAATGATGTAATTTTCTTTCTAAAATATTTATCATGTAATAAAATTGAACAGGAATTTCTTTGGCGTTATGAAAAGTTTCAAAAATCCTAACTAAAAATGGATACATGATGTAATTATAGAAATCTTCAGTCGATAGTTTTTTTAAACCCGTGTCAATAATCAAATTAAATCTTGAGCTATCGTAAGTAAGTGTGGAAACAAGTAATTGATTGATAATATCA containing:
- a CDS encoding glycine C-acetyltransferase, which produces MYSNKFQDYLQTQLNDLEEQGLFKKERIIASPQSTEITLDNGKTLLNFCANNYLGLSDNAEIIAASQKMLDDRGYGMSSVRFICGTQDIHKQLEKKIADFLGMEDTILYAAAFDANGGVFEPLFTEEDAIISDELNHASIIDGVRLCKAARYRYKNNNMADLEAQLIAASEKGHRFKIIVTDGVFSMDGIVADLKGVCDLADKYDALVMVDDSHATGFIGKSGRGTHEHNDVMGRVDIITSTLGKALGGAMGGFTSGKKEVIEMLRQKSRPYLFSNSLAPGIVGAALQVLEMLEKDTTLRDKVMWNAEYFRKGMVEAGFDIPDGDAAIVPVMLYDAKLSQEMANKLVDEGVYVIGFFFPVVPRDKARIRVQLSAAHTKEQLDHTIAAFTKVGKELGVIK
- a CDS encoding GNAT family N-acetyltransferase, with translation MGLYFLGNFIFGIGLFTLLTFNIINIGFDFTQIKPENINEFSRSLNQYLVDRHIPIITEVVLFILVGMIYYNYLKNKWMKEVIVENQSFIQEIKEQASKIQQLVPVKTNYYLHFHDVNEKNIHLVPELATKIWNECYKGIISQEQIDYMLDMMYSTDKINENITEGDHWKILKADNEPVGYIHFKEEENKIFLSKIYLLQEEKYKGLGQSLLNEVIKFAIDNNYKSIYLTVNKNNAKAIRFYEKNNFKQVKSETFDIGNGYVMDDFIYEKNIVQIS
- a CDS encoding MerR family transcriptional regulator; translation: MKRYTIDQLSHLSGLPDTTILFWHKKYNVFPDIIPTKDRDFKYNTNHLNRLLNITTLFHLDKKYSLEKLSILESCDLELKVEIELLTNLIKNKLNDDIINQLLVSTLTYDSSRFNLIIDTGLKKLSTEDFYNYIMYPFLVRIFETFHNAKEIPVQFYYMINILERKLHHLIHTTGSVCDKDEVVLLYLPENEFYEIGLLFTNLLLKQRGYKTYYIGSNQKPIAIKQFIEDINPDIILSFDANSANYKSYNKVFESFPDHIDKFYLLGRQITIEKYKIPRKQKFYDLKEFENFLEELAHKKSELK